A genomic segment from Perca flavescens isolate YP-PL-M2 chromosome 13, PFLA_1.0, whole genome shotgun sequence encodes:
- the myo1ca gene encoding unconventional myosin-Ic isoform X2 — MRYQGREVDVEGRVRLVMESALTARDRVGVQDFVLLENYNSEAAFIENLRRRFGENLIYTYIGSVLVSVNPYKELEIYSKQQMERYRGVSFYEISPHIYAVSDNTYRAMRTERKDQCILISGESGAGKTEASKKILLYYAVTCPTNDHMATLGDRLLQSNPVLEAFGNAKTLRNDNSSRFGKYMDVQFDFRGAPVGGHILNYLLEKSRVVHQNHGERNFHIFYQLLDGGDNDLLTTLDLERNPQHYHYLGNCPRLSSVSDKNNWKVVMKALSVIGFTEEEVQKLLNIIASVLHLGNTQFGEEEEGETYITTETQITNLAKLLGVDGSALGEALTHKKLTAKGEEMISPLDFEQAVSARDALAKAVYGRTFTWLVEKINQSLALKDEIYHSGKGCSVIGLLDIYGFEVLQHNSFEQFCINYCNEKLQQLFIELTLRSEQEEYETEGIAWETVQYFDNKIICDLIEEKHKGIISILDEECLRPGETCDFSFLEKLEDTLGGHPHFVTHKLANGKTRRVMSREEFRLLHYAGEVNYNINGFLDKNNDLLNRNLKEVMCQSDNQIISHCFRREEVIDQKRPEMAATQFKNSLTKLMEILMSKEPSYVRCIKPNDAKQPGRFDEVLVRHQVKYLGLMENLRVRRAGFAYRRRFEAFLQRYKPLCPETWPNWHGRLADGVSALVNHLGYKAEEYKLGRSKIFIRFPKTLFTTEDALEAKKPDIALTLQTSWRGYRERAKYQRIRRAVIVIQSGWRGMKARRRAKRRRQAAELIRRFIKGFIYRHEEYCPENEYFLDHVRYSFLKNLRKNLPKSVLDKNWPTPPLSLIEASEHLRRMHMRNMVMKYCRRVQPEWKKQMMQKVVASEIFKDQKDSYPQGVGRLFLDSRLEREQINLKVIQTLANDKVQYGVSVVKHDRRGFKPRSRQLLLTNTFAVLVDRTKLKQRIDYTALRGISVSSLSDGMFVLHLPNEDNKQKGDLVLHCNHVIELVTKLAMMASKVNYVNISPGSIRFAMARGKEGIIDFVRGSELKVTKGKRGHLLVTAPRINST, encoded by the exons ATGAGGTACCAAGGCAGG GAGGTGGACGTTGAAGGAAGAGTGCGTCTGGTGATGGAGAGCGCCCTGACCGCCCGGGACAGGGTCGGGGTGCAGGACTTTGTCTTGCTGGAAAACTACAACAGTGAGGCAGCCTTCATAGAGAACCTACGGAGACGCTTCGGAGAAAATCTCATCTAT ACGTATATTGGCTCAGTGTTGGTGTCGGTGAACCCTTACAAAGAGCTGGAGATTTACTCCAAGCAGCAGATGGAACGCTACAGAGGGGTCAGCTTCTATGAGATATCGCCGCACAT CTACGCCGTGTCAGACAACACTTACCGGGCCATGCGGACCGAAAGGAAGGACCAGTGTATTCTGATATCAGGTGAGAGTGGAGCAGGTAAAACAGAGGCGTCCAAGAAGATCCTCCTCTACTACGCCGTCACCTGCCCCACTAATGATCACATGGCTACCCTAGGTGACCGCCTACTGCAGTCGAACCCTGTTCTGGAG GCATTTGGCAACGCCAAAACACTTAGGAATGACAACTCCAGCCGCTTTGGAAAATACATGGATGTCCAGTTTGACTTTAGG GGGGCACCAGTGGGCGGTCACATCCTGAACTACCTGCTGGAGAAATCCCGTGTAGTGCACCAGAACCACGGTGAGAGGAACTTCCACATCTTCTATCAGCTTCTGGATGGAGGAGACAACGACCTGCTTACCACGCTGGACCTGGAAAGAAACCCTCAGCACTACCATTATCTG GGCAACTGTCCCAGACTCAGCTCCGTCAGTGACAAGAACAATTGGAAAGTTGTGATGAAGGCCCTGTCTGTTATTGGCTTCACCGAGGAAGAAGTGCAG AAATTGCTGAATATCATCGCCAGTGTTCTCCATCTGGGTAACACTCAGTTtggggaagaagaggaaggagaaacTTATATCACCACTGAGACTCAGATAACAAATCTTGCGAAG CTGCTGGGTGTTGATGGCTCAGCCCTCGGGGAGGCACTCACTCACAAGAAGCTCACTGCCAAAGGAGAGGAG ATGATCAGCCCACTAGATTTTGAGCAGGCAGTGTCTGCCCGTGATGCCTTAGCCAAGGCCGTGTATGGTCGGACCTTCACTTGGTTGGTGGAGAAGATCAATCAGTCGCTGGCTCTCAAG GATGAAATCTACCACAGCGGTAAGGGCTGCTCAGTTATAGGGCTTCTTGATATCTATGGCTTTGAGGTCCTACAGCACAATAG TTTTGAGCAGTTCTGCATCAACTATTGCAACGAGAAGCTTCAGCAGCTGTTTATTGAGCTCACCCTGAGATCTGAGCAGGAGGAGTATGAGACAGAAGGAATTGCA TGGGAGACGGTGCAATACTTTGACAACAAGATCATTTGTGACCTGATAGAGGAAAAGCACAAAGGCATCATCTCCATTCTG gacGAGGAGTGTCTGAGACCTGGAGAGACCTGTGATTTCTCCTTTTTAGAGAAATTGGAAGACACACTGGGCGGCCATCCCCATTTTGTCAC tcACAAGTTGGCAAATGGAAAAACTCGCAGGGTAATGAGTAGGGAGGAGTTCAGGCTGCTGCATTATGCTGGAGAGGTCAACTACAATATCAATG GTTTCCTAGATAAGAACAATGATTTGCTGAACAGGAACCTGAAAGAG GTCATGTGCCAGTCAGACAACCAGATCATAAGTCACTGCTTCCGCAGAGAGGAAGTGATAGACCAGAAACGCCCAGAGATG GCAGCCACTCAGTTTAAAAACAGCCTGACGAAACTTATGGAGATCCTCATGTCTAAAGAGCCATCCTACGTGCGCTGTATCAAACCTAATGATGCCAAGCAGCCAG GAAGGTTTGATGAAGTTCTGGTCAGACACCAGGTGAAGTACCTGGGCCTGATGGAAAACCTGAGGGTCAGGAGAGCTGGCTTTGCCTATCGACGTCGCTTTGAAGCCTTCCTGCAGAG GTATAAGCCCCTGTGTCCTGAGACGTGGCCCAATTGGCATGGCAGACTGGCAGATGGTGTCTCGGCACTGGTCAACCACCTAGGCTACAAAGCAGAGGAGTACAAACTGGGCAG GTCAAAAATCTTCATCCGTTTCCCAAAAACTCTCTTCACCACTGAGGATGCACTTGAAGCAAAAAAACCAGACATAG CTTTGACCTTGCAGACGTCATGGAGAGGCTACAGGGAGAGAGCCAAGTACCAACGCATCAGACGCGCAG tgATTGTGATCCAGTCTGGGTGGCGAGGGATGAAAGCACGCAGGAGGGCTAAGAGGCGTCGACAGGCTGCTGAGTTAATACGCAG GTTTATAAAGGGCTTCATCTACCGCCATGAGGAATACTGCCCTGAGAATGAGTATTTCCTGGATCATGTGCGCTACTCCTTCCTCAAGAATCTACGTAAAAACCTGCCCAAGAGCGTTTTGGACAAAAACTGGCCGACACCTCCACTCTCCCTCATTGAG GCCTCTGAGCATCTGCGGAGGATGCACATGAGAAACATGGTCATGAAGTATTGCAGGAGGGTCCAACCTGAATGGAAGAAGCAG ATGATGCAGAAGGTTGTAGCCAGTGAGATCTTCAAGGATCAGAAAGACAGCTACCCTCAGGGTGTTGGAAGGCTGTTTTTGGACTCCAGGCTGG AACGTGAGCAAATCAATCTCAAAGTCATCCAGACCCTCGCCAATGACAAAGTGCAG TACGGTGTTTCAGTCGTAAAGCATGACAGGAGGGGTTTCAAGCCTCGCTCTCGCCAGCTGCTCCTCACTAACACCTTTGCTGTGCTGGTGGACCGGACCAAGCTCAAACAGAGGATTGACTACACCGCTCTGAGAG gTATCTCTGTGAGCTCCCTCAGCGATGGGATGTTTGTTCTGCACCTGCCCAATGAGGACAATAAGCAGAAG GGCGATTTGGTCCTACACTGCAACCATGTGATCGAGCTGGTGACAAAACTAGCCATGATGGCCAGCAAAGTCAACTATGTCAACATCAGCCCGGGCAG tattaggTTTGCTATGGCTCGAGGCAAAGAGGGAATCATTGATTTCGTCAGGGGTTCAGAGCTAAAGGTTACCAAAGGCAAGCGAGGACATCTGCTAGTG ACTGCCCCGCGGATCAACTCCACATGA
- the myo1ca gene encoding unconventional myosin-Ic isoform X1 has protein sequence MRYQGREVDVEGRVRLVMESALTARDRVGVQDFVLLENYNSEAAFIENLRRRFGENLIYTYIGSVLVSVNPYKELEIYSKQQMERYRGVSFYEISPHIYAVSDNTYRAMRTERKDQCILISGESGAGKTEASKKILLYYAVTCPTNDHMATLGDRLLQSNPVLEAFGNAKTLRNDNSSRFGKYMDVQFDFRGAPVGGHILNYLLEKSRVVHQNHGERNFHIFYQLLDGGDNDLLTTLDLERNPQHYHYLVKGNCPRLSSVSDKNNWKVVMKALSVIGFTEEEVQKLLNIIASVLHLGNTQFGEEEEGETYITTETQITNLAKLLGVDGSALGEALTHKKLTAKGEEMISPLDFEQAVSARDALAKAVYGRTFTWLVEKINQSLALKDEIYHSGKGCSVIGLLDIYGFEVLQHNSFEQFCINYCNEKLQQLFIELTLRSEQEEYETEGIAWETVQYFDNKIICDLIEEKHKGIISILDEECLRPGETCDFSFLEKLEDTLGGHPHFVTHKLANGKTRRVMSREEFRLLHYAGEVNYNINGFLDKNNDLLNRNLKEVMCQSDNQIISHCFRREEVIDQKRPEMAATQFKNSLTKLMEILMSKEPSYVRCIKPNDAKQPGRFDEVLVRHQVKYLGLMENLRVRRAGFAYRRRFEAFLQRYKPLCPETWPNWHGRLADGVSALVNHLGYKAEEYKLGRSKIFIRFPKTLFTTEDALEAKKPDIALTLQTSWRGYRERAKYQRIRRAVIVIQSGWRGMKARRRAKRRRQAAELIRRFIKGFIYRHEEYCPENEYFLDHVRYSFLKNLRKNLPKSVLDKNWPTPPLSLIEASEHLRRMHMRNMVMKYCRRVQPEWKKQMMQKVVASEIFKDQKDSYPQGVGRLFLDSRLEREQINLKVIQTLANDKVQYGVSVVKHDRRGFKPRSRQLLLTNTFAVLVDRTKLKQRIDYTALRGISVSSLSDGMFVLHLPNEDNKQKGDLVLHCNHVIELVTKLAMMASKVNYVNISPGSIRFAMARGKEGIIDFVRGSELKVTKGKRGHLLVTAPRINST, from the exons ATGAGGTACCAAGGCAGG GAGGTGGACGTTGAAGGAAGAGTGCGTCTGGTGATGGAGAGCGCCCTGACCGCCCGGGACAGGGTCGGGGTGCAGGACTTTGTCTTGCTGGAAAACTACAACAGTGAGGCAGCCTTCATAGAGAACCTACGGAGACGCTTCGGAGAAAATCTCATCTAT ACGTATATTGGCTCAGTGTTGGTGTCGGTGAACCCTTACAAAGAGCTGGAGATTTACTCCAAGCAGCAGATGGAACGCTACAGAGGGGTCAGCTTCTATGAGATATCGCCGCACAT CTACGCCGTGTCAGACAACACTTACCGGGCCATGCGGACCGAAAGGAAGGACCAGTGTATTCTGATATCAGGTGAGAGTGGAGCAGGTAAAACAGAGGCGTCCAAGAAGATCCTCCTCTACTACGCCGTCACCTGCCCCACTAATGATCACATGGCTACCCTAGGTGACCGCCTACTGCAGTCGAACCCTGTTCTGGAG GCATTTGGCAACGCCAAAACACTTAGGAATGACAACTCCAGCCGCTTTGGAAAATACATGGATGTCCAGTTTGACTTTAGG GGGGCACCAGTGGGCGGTCACATCCTGAACTACCTGCTGGAGAAATCCCGTGTAGTGCACCAGAACCACGGTGAGAGGAACTTCCACATCTTCTATCAGCTTCTGGATGGAGGAGACAACGACCTGCTTACCACGCTGGACCTGGAAAGAAACCCTCAGCACTACCATTATCTGGtaaag GGCAACTGTCCCAGACTCAGCTCCGTCAGTGACAAGAACAATTGGAAAGTTGTGATGAAGGCCCTGTCTGTTATTGGCTTCACCGAGGAAGAAGTGCAG AAATTGCTGAATATCATCGCCAGTGTTCTCCATCTGGGTAACACTCAGTTtggggaagaagaggaaggagaaacTTATATCACCACTGAGACTCAGATAACAAATCTTGCGAAG CTGCTGGGTGTTGATGGCTCAGCCCTCGGGGAGGCACTCACTCACAAGAAGCTCACTGCCAAAGGAGAGGAG ATGATCAGCCCACTAGATTTTGAGCAGGCAGTGTCTGCCCGTGATGCCTTAGCCAAGGCCGTGTATGGTCGGACCTTCACTTGGTTGGTGGAGAAGATCAATCAGTCGCTGGCTCTCAAG GATGAAATCTACCACAGCGGTAAGGGCTGCTCAGTTATAGGGCTTCTTGATATCTATGGCTTTGAGGTCCTACAGCACAATAG TTTTGAGCAGTTCTGCATCAACTATTGCAACGAGAAGCTTCAGCAGCTGTTTATTGAGCTCACCCTGAGATCTGAGCAGGAGGAGTATGAGACAGAAGGAATTGCA TGGGAGACGGTGCAATACTTTGACAACAAGATCATTTGTGACCTGATAGAGGAAAAGCACAAAGGCATCATCTCCATTCTG gacGAGGAGTGTCTGAGACCTGGAGAGACCTGTGATTTCTCCTTTTTAGAGAAATTGGAAGACACACTGGGCGGCCATCCCCATTTTGTCAC tcACAAGTTGGCAAATGGAAAAACTCGCAGGGTAATGAGTAGGGAGGAGTTCAGGCTGCTGCATTATGCTGGAGAGGTCAACTACAATATCAATG GTTTCCTAGATAAGAACAATGATTTGCTGAACAGGAACCTGAAAGAG GTCATGTGCCAGTCAGACAACCAGATCATAAGTCACTGCTTCCGCAGAGAGGAAGTGATAGACCAGAAACGCCCAGAGATG GCAGCCACTCAGTTTAAAAACAGCCTGACGAAACTTATGGAGATCCTCATGTCTAAAGAGCCATCCTACGTGCGCTGTATCAAACCTAATGATGCCAAGCAGCCAG GAAGGTTTGATGAAGTTCTGGTCAGACACCAGGTGAAGTACCTGGGCCTGATGGAAAACCTGAGGGTCAGGAGAGCTGGCTTTGCCTATCGACGTCGCTTTGAAGCCTTCCTGCAGAG GTATAAGCCCCTGTGTCCTGAGACGTGGCCCAATTGGCATGGCAGACTGGCAGATGGTGTCTCGGCACTGGTCAACCACCTAGGCTACAAAGCAGAGGAGTACAAACTGGGCAG GTCAAAAATCTTCATCCGTTTCCCAAAAACTCTCTTCACCACTGAGGATGCACTTGAAGCAAAAAAACCAGACATAG CTTTGACCTTGCAGACGTCATGGAGAGGCTACAGGGAGAGAGCCAAGTACCAACGCATCAGACGCGCAG tgATTGTGATCCAGTCTGGGTGGCGAGGGATGAAAGCACGCAGGAGGGCTAAGAGGCGTCGACAGGCTGCTGAGTTAATACGCAG GTTTATAAAGGGCTTCATCTACCGCCATGAGGAATACTGCCCTGAGAATGAGTATTTCCTGGATCATGTGCGCTACTCCTTCCTCAAGAATCTACGTAAAAACCTGCCCAAGAGCGTTTTGGACAAAAACTGGCCGACACCTCCACTCTCCCTCATTGAG GCCTCTGAGCATCTGCGGAGGATGCACATGAGAAACATGGTCATGAAGTATTGCAGGAGGGTCCAACCTGAATGGAAGAAGCAG ATGATGCAGAAGGTTGTAGCCAGTGAGATCTTCAAGGATCAGAAAGACAGCTACCCTCAGGGTGTTGGAAGGCTGTTTTTGGACTCCAGGCTGG AACGTGAGCAAATCAATCTCAAAGTCATCCAGACCCTCGCCAATGACAAAGTGCAG TACGGTGTTTCAGTCGTAAAGCATGACAGGAGGGGTTTCAAGCCTCGCTCTCGCCAGCTGCTCCTCACTAACACCTTTGCTGTGCTGGTGGACCGGACCAAGCTCAAACAGAGGATTGACTACACCGCTCTGAGAG gTATCTCTGTGAGCTCCCTCAGCGATGGGATGTTTGTTCTGCACCTGCCCAATGAGGACAATAAGCAGAAG GGCGATTTGGTCCTACACTGCAACCATGTGATCGAGCTGGTGACAAAACTAGCCATGATGGCCAGCAAAGTCAACTATGTCAACATCAGCCCGGGCAG tattaggTTTGCTATGGCTCGAGGCAAAGAGGGAATCATTGATTTCGTCAGGGGTTCAGAGCTAAAGGTTACCAAAGGCAAGCGAGGACATCTGCTAGTG ACTGCCCCGCGGATCAACTCCACATGA
- the myo1ca gene encoding unconventional myosin-Ic isoform X4, producing the protein MRYQGREVDVEGRVRLVMESALTARDRVGVQDFVLLENYNSEAAFIENLRRRFGENLIYTYIGSVLVSVNPYKELEIYSKQQMERYRGVSFYEISPHIYAVSDNTYRAMRTERKDQCILISGESGAGKTEASKKILLYYAVTCPTNDHMATLGDRLLQSNPVLEAFGNAKTLRNDNSSRFGKYMDVQFDFRGAPVGGHILNYLLEKSRVVHQNHGERNFHIFYQLLDGGDNDLLTTLDLERNPQHYHYLVKGNCPRLSSVSDKNNWKVVMKALSVIGFTEEEVQKLLNIIASVLHLGNTQFGEEEEGETYITTETQITNLAKLLGVDGSALGEALTHKKLTAKGEEMISPLDFEQAVSARDALAKAVYGRTFTWLVEKINQSLALKDEIYHSGKGCSVIGLLDIYGFEVLQHNSFEQFCINYCNEKLQQLFIELTLRSEQEEYETEGIAWETVQYFDNKIICDLIEEKHKGIISILDEECLRPGETCDFSFLEKLEDTLGGHPHFVTHKLANGKTRRVMSREEFRLLHYAGEVNYNINGFLDKNNDLLNRNLKEVMCQSDNQIISHCFRREEVIDQKRPEMAATQFKNSLTKLMEILMSKEPSYVRCIKPNDAKQPGRFDEVLVRHQVKYLGLMENLRVRRAGFAYRRRFEAFLQRYKPLCPETWPNWHGRLADGVSALVNHLGYKAEEYKLGRSKIFIRFPKTLFTTEDALEAKKPDIALTLQTSWRGYRERAKYQRIRRAVIVIQSGWRGMKARRRAKRRRQAAELIRRFIKGFIYRHEEYCPENEYFLDHVRYSFLKNLRKNLPKSVLDKNWPTPPLSLIEASEHLRRMHMRNMVMKYCRRVQPEWKKQMMQKVVASEIFKDQKDSYPQGVGRLFLDSRLAASQ; encoded by the exons ATGAGGTACCAAGGCAGG GAGGTGGACGTTGAAGGAAGAGTGCGTCTGGTGATGGAGAGCGCCCTGACCGCCCGGGACAGGGTCGGGGTGCAGGACTTTGTCTTGCTGGAAAACTACAACAGTGAGGCAGCCTTCATAGAGAACCTACGGAGACGCTTCGGAGAAAATCTCATCTAT ACGTATATTGGCTCAGTGTTGGTGTCGGTGAACCCTTACAAAGAGCTGGAGATTTACTCCAAGCAGCAGATGGAACGCTACAGAGGGGTCAGCTTCTATGAGATATCGCCGCACAT CTACGCCGTGTCAGACAACACTTACCGGGCCATGCGGACCGAAAGGAAGGACCAGTGTATTCTGATATCAGGTGAGAGTGGAGCAGGTAAAACAGAGGCGTCCAAGAAGATCCTCCTCTACTACGCCGTCACCTGCCCCACTAATGATCACATGGCTACCCTAGGTGACCGCCTACTGCAGTCGAACCCTGTTCTGGAG GCATTTGGCAACGCCAAAACACTTAGGAATGACAACTCCAGCCGCTTTGGAAAATACATGGATGTCCAGTTTGACTTTAGG GGGGCACCAGTGGGCGGTCACATCCTGAACTACCTGCTGGAGAAATCCCGTGTAGTGCACCAGAACCACGGTGAGAGGAACTTCCACATCTTCTATCAGCTTCTGGATGGAGGAGACAACGACCTGCTTACCACGCTGGACCTGGAAAGAAACCCTCAGCACTACCATTATCTGGtaaag GGCAACTGTCCCAGACTCAGCTCCGTCAGTGACAAGAACAATTGGAAAGTTGTGATGAAGGCCCTGTCTGTTATTGGCTTCACCGAGGAAGAAGTGCAG AAATTGCTGAATATCATCGCCAGTGTTCTCCATCTGGGTAACACTCAGTTtggggaagaagaggaaggagaaacTTATATCACCACTGAGACTCAGATAACAAATCTTGCGAAG CTGCTGGGTGTTGATGGCTCAGCCCTCGGGGAGGCACTCACTCACAAGAAGCTCACTGCCAAAGGAGAGGAG ATGATCAGCCCACTAGATTTTGAGCAGGCAGTGTCTGCCCGTGATGCCTTAGCCAAGGCCGTGTATGGTCGGACCTTCACTTGGTTGGTGGAGAAGATCAATCAGTCGCTGGCTCTCAAG GATGAAATCTACCACAGCGGTAAGGGCTGCTCAGTTATAGGGCTTCTTGATATCTATGGCTTTGAGGTCCTACAGCACAATAG TTTTGAGCAGTTCTGCATCAACTATTGCAACGAGAAGCTTCAGCAGCTGTTTATTGAGCTCACCCTGAGATCTGAGCAGGAGGAGTATGAGACAGAAGGAATTGCA TGGGAGACGGTGCAATACTTTGACAACAAGATCATTTGTGACCTGATAGAGGAAAAGCACAAAGGCATCATCTCCATTCTG gacGAGGAGTGTCTGAGACCTGGAGAGACCTGTGATTTCTCCTTTTTAGAGAAATTGGAAGACACACTGGGCGGCCATCCCCATTTTGTCAC tcACAAGTTGGCAAATGGAAAAACTCGCAGGGTAATGAGTAGGGAGGAGTTCAGGCTGCTGCATTATGCTGGAGAGGTCAACTACAATATCAATG GTTTCCTAGATAAGAACAATGATTTGCTGAACAGGAACCTGAAAGAG GTCATGTGCCAGTCAGACAACCAGATCATAAGTCACTGCTTCCGCAGAGAGGAAGTGATAGACCAGAAACGCCCAGAGATG GCAGCCACTCAGTTTAAAAACAGCCTGACGAAACTTATGGAGATCCTCATGTCTAAAGAGCCATCCTACGTGCGCTGTATCAAACCTAATGATGCCAAGCAGCCAG GAAGGTTTGATGAAGTTCTGGTCAGACACCAGGTGAAGTACCTGGGCCTGATGGAAAACCTGAGGGTCAGGAGAGCTGGCTTTGCCTATCGACGTCGCTTTGAAGCCTTCCTGCAGAG GTATAAGCCCCTGTGTCCTGAGACGTGGCCCAATTGGCATGGCAGACTGGCAGATGGTGTCTCGGCACTGGTCAACCACCTAGGCTACAAAGCAGAGGAGTACAAACTGGGCAG GTCAAAAATCTTCATCCGTTTCCCAAAAACTCTCTTCACCACTGAGGATGCACTTGAAGCAAAAAAACCAGACATAG CTTTGACCTTGCAGACGTCATGGAGAGGCTACAGGGAGAGAGCCAAGTACCAACGCATCAGACGCGCAG tgATTGTGATCCAGTCTGGGTGGCGAGGGATGAAAGCACGCAGGAGGGCTAAGAGGCGTCGACAGGCTGCTGAGTTAATACGCAG GTTTATAAAGGGCTTCATCTACCGCCATGAGGAATACTGCCCTGAGAATGAGTATTTCCTGGATCATGTGCGCTACTCCTTCCTCAAGAATCTACGTAAAAACCTGCCCAAGAGCGTTTTGGACAAAAACTGGCCGACACCTCCACTCTCCCTCATTGAG GCCTCTGAGCATCTGCGGAGGATGCACATGAGAAACATGGTCATGAAGTATTGCAGGAGGGTCCAACCTGAATGGAAGAAGCAG ATGATGCAGAAGGTTGTAGCCAGTGAGATCTTCAAGGATCAGAAAGACAGCTACCCTCAGGGTGTTGGAAGGCTGTTTTTGGACTCCAGGCTGG ctgcctcacagtaa